A part of Terriglobus roseus genomic DNA contains:
- the lepA gene encoding translation elongation factor 4, with translation MDPKYIRNFAIIAHIDHGKSTLSDRLLELTGSLTQREMQAQVLDAMDLERERGITIKAHSVRMMYQAHDGQTYQLNLIDTPGHVDFSYEVSRSLASCEGALLVVDASQGVEAQTLANAYLAISNGLEIIPVINKIDLPSADIPRTKEMIENTVGLPADDAIAVSAKTGLNVADILEAVVALIPPPTGDSEKPLQALIFDSWFDPYKGVIVLARVINGTLRKGQRIKLMSNGKVFDVESMGVLTPKPVEIAELSAGEVGFFVATIKDVADTKVGDTITDPTNPATEMLPGFEDIKSMVFAGLYTVESHEHGALREALGKLKLNDASFSFEPESSVALGFGFRCGFLGLLHMEIIQERLEREFGLDLITTAPGVGYKVHLTGGTTLEVQNPSRWPDPTTIDSVEEPVIIAKILTNEEYVGNILKLVEEKRGKQQNMEYVSANRVMITYELPLNEIVLDFYDRLKSVSRGYASLDYHLSGTWTSPMVKMDILVSGEPVDALSIIVHRDFAYERGKALVHKMKELIPRQMFEVAIQAAIGSKIVARETVSAIKKDVLAKCYGGDISRKRKLLDKQKEGKKRMKRIGKVDIPQEAFLAVLKVGE, from the coding sequence ATGGACCCCAAGTACATACGTAATTTCGCGATCATCGCGCACATCGACCACGGCAAGTCGACCCTCTCTGATCGCCTCCTCGAACTCACCGGCTCGCTCACGCAGCGAGAGATGCAGGCGCAGGTCCTCGACGCCATGGACCTCGAGCGCGAACGCGGTATCACCATCAAGGCCCACTCGGTCCGCATGATGTACCAGGCCCACGACGGCCAGACCTACCAGCTCAACCTCATCGACACCCCCGGCCACGTCGACTTCAGTTATGAAGTCAGCCGCTCCCTCGCCTCCTGCGAAGGCGCCCTCCTCGTGGTCGACGCCTCACAGGGCGTAGAAGCCCAGACCCTGGCCAACGCCTACCTCGCCATCTCCAACGGCCTCGAGATCATCCCTGTTATCAACAAGATCGACCTCCCCAGCGCCGACATCCCGCGCACCAAGGAGATGATCGAAAACACCGTAGGCCTGCCCGCAGACGACGCCATCGCCGTCTCCGCAAAGACCGGCCTCAACGTAGCCGACATCCTCGAAGCCGTCGTCGCACTCATCCCGCCCCCCACCGGCGACAGCGAGAAGCCGCTCCAGGCGCTCATCTTCGACAGCTGGTTCGACCCCTACAAGGGCGTCATCGTGCTCGCCCGCGTCATCAACGGCACCCTCCGCAAGGGCCAGCGCATCAAGCTCATGTCCAACGGCAAAGTCTTCGACGTGGAATCCATGGGCGTCCTCACCCCCAAGCCCGTCGAAATCGCCGAGCTCTCCGCAGGCGAAGTCGGCTTCTTCGTCGCAACCATCAAAGACGTGGCAGACACCAAGGTCGGCGACACCATCACTGACCCCACCAACCCCGCCACTGAAATGCTCCCCGGCTTCGAAGACATCAAGTCCATGGTCTTCGCCGGCCTCTACACCGTAGAAAGCCACGAGCACGGAGCCCTGCGCGAAGCCCTCGGCAAGCTCAAGCTCAACGACGCATCCTTCTCCTTCGAGCCCGAGTCCTCCGTAGCCCTCGGCTTCGGCTTCCGCTGCGGCTTCCTCGGCCTGCTCCACATGGAAATCATCCAGGAGCGTCTCGAGCGCGAGTTCGGACTCGACCTCATCACCACCGCCCCCGGCGTGGGTTACAAGGTCCACCTCACCGGCGGCACCACGCTTGAAGTGCAAAACCCCTCGCGCTGGCCCGACCCCACGACCATCGACTCGGTCGAAGAGCCCGTCATCATCGCCAAAATCCTCACCAACGAGGAGTACGTCGGCAACATCCTCAAGCTCGTCGAAGAAAAGCGCGGCAAGCAGCAGAACATGGAGTACGTCTCCGCCAACCGCGTCATGATCACCTACGAGCTCCCGCTCAATGAGATCGTGCTCGACTTCTACGACCGCCTCAAGTCCGTCAGCCGCGGCTACGCCTCACTCGACTACCACCTCTCCGGCACCTGGACCAGCCCCATGGTCAAGATGGACATCCTCGTCTCCGGCGAACCCGTTGACGCACTCAGCATCATCGTCCATCGCGACTTCGCCTACGAACGCGGCAAAGCCCTCGTCCACAAGATGAAGGAGCTCATCCCCCGCCAGATGTTTGAGGTCGCCATCCAGGCCGCCATCGGCAGCAAGATCGTAGCGCGCGAAACAGTAAGTGCCATCAAAAAGGACGTACTCGCCAAGTGCTACGGCGGCGACATCAGCCGAAAGCGCAAACTCCTCGACAAGCAAAAAGAGGGCAAAAAGCGCATGAAGCGAATCGGCAAAGTAGACATCCCCCAGGAAGCCTTCCTCGCAGTCCTAAAAGTCGGGGAGTAA
- a CDS encoding 5' nucleotidase, NT5C type, whose protein sequence is MARIAVDMDEVMADTVAEHIRRYNADFRSELSKEDMDGKWLWQCVPDAHHEALVGYLNEPEFFRNLELMPDSQRVLERLNRDHEVFIASAAMEVPMSFAAKFAWMEEHFPFIRPSHMVFCGDKSILAADYLIDDNPRQLRAFRGKGLLFSAPHNKLAKEWTRVEDWNAVEKFFYPEG, encoded by the coding sequence ATGGCAAGAATCGCAGTTGATATGGATGAGGTGATGGCGGACACCGTTGCGGAACACATCCGCCGCTACAACGCTGACTTCCGCAGCGAGCTTTCCAAGGAAGATATGGATGGCAAATGGTTGTGGCAGTGCGTGCCAGATGCACACCATGAAGCGCTGGTCGGCTATCTGAATGAACCGGAGTTCTTTCGCAATCTTGAATTGATGCCAGATTCGCAGCGTGTGCTGGAGCGACTGAACCGCGACCACGAAGTGTTCATCGCGTCAGCGGCGATGGAAGTGCCTATGAGCTTCGCGGCCAAGTTTGCATGGATGGAAGAGCACTTCCCCTTCATCCGTCCTTCGCACATGGTCTTCTGTGGCGACAAGAGCATTCTCGCTGCCGATTACCTCATCGACGACAACCCTCGGCAACTCCGAGCGTTTCGTGGCAAAGGATTGCTCTTCTCAGCGCCGCATAACAAGCTTGCGAAGGAATGGACGCGCGTCGAAGACTGGAACGCGGTTGAGAAGTTCTTTTATCCGGAAGGATGA
- a CDS encoding helix-turn-helix domain-containing protein, whose protein sequence is MSSSAETKDASITDRPSPPTNTGDPIAGEAAENFIAEKKLGERIKQLRLKKGMGLVELGRHTGLSASFLSQLETGRVVPTLRNLARISLVFSKDLSYFFEPEPKTLFRVQRGKDRIRLPQSGTDDPAYYFESLGYLIPDRQLDPYFAEFLPNVTPRRAHQHPGSEFLYVLEGEMDITHGDGTHRLEAGDAVYFDANTPHSYANAGQTPAKALIVTLQGNASSHNGGGLPNGNGKTRGSNESTAAR, encoded by the coding sequence ATGTCATCATCTGCGGAAACGAAGGACGCGAGCATCACGGACCGTCCGTCTCCGCCTACGAATACGGGCGATCCGATAGCTGGCGAAGCCGCTGAAAATTTCATCGCGGAAAAGAAACTGGGCGAGCGCATTAAGCAGCTACGTCTGAAAAAAGGTATGGGACTGGTTGAACTTGGCCGTCACACCGGCCTCAGCGCCAGCTTTCTGTCACAGCTTGAAACAGGCCGCGTGGTGCCTACGCTGCGCAACCTCGCACGCATCTCGTTGGTGTTTTCAAAGGACCTAAGCTACTTCTTTGAGCCGGAACCGAAGACGCTTTTCCGCGTGCAGCGTGGCAAGGACCGCATTCGCCTTCCACAGAGCGGAACGGATGATCCTGCCTACTATTTTGAATCGTTAGGCTACCTAATTCCGGATCGCCAGCTTGATCCTTACTTCGCAGAGTTTCTTCCGAACGTAACGCCGCGACGCGCGCATCAGCATCCCGGCTCTGAGTTTCTATACGTTCTGGAAGGCGAAATGGATATCACTCATGGAGACGGGACACACCGACTTGAAGCTGGCGATGCTGTGTATTTCGACGCGAATACGCCGCACAGCTATGCGAACGCCGGACAGACCCCTGCTAAGGCGCTTATCGTCACGCTGCAAGGCAACGCGTCTTCACACAATGGCGGCGGACTACCGAATGGCAACGGAAAGACGCGCGGATCAAACGAGAGCACTGCCGCGCGTTAG
- a CDS encoding DHA2 family efflux MFS transporter permease subunit has product MAATTMEETGQPAEVAHAAEQPWRPKHNPWLIALTVTLATFMEVLDTSIANVALPHIAGGLGASQDEATWVITSYLVANAIILPASAYLTTFIGRKKFYMICVVIFGISSAMCGLAPTLPILILFRLIQGAGGGGLGPSEQAILADTFEPKQRGQAFALYGLAVVAAPAIGPTLGGWITDNYDWRWIFFINVPVAILSLVLTTRMVEDPPHIIKEVEANKRKGLNLDYIGFGLLALGFGSLEFVLDKGQEDDWFGSSVITAFAIVCAVSLIGLIIWSLWRLKKGDKPILNLTLFKQRSFAVSFTLLFVLGFSLYASTVLIPQYVQTLLGYTAELAGLVISPGGVTIMLMMPVVGILITRLDPRVMISFGFALLTYSLYLMHSHMNLGSSFADIMWLRIVQAASLAFLFIPINTIAYNNIPRSQNNDVSGLSNLARNVGGSVGTAFVATMLSRRSQAHQGYMIRNLTPSSQAFNDRVNSVAGFLQGSRGPGGGNHADAISAAQGNVYNMLHNQASMLAYLDIIAVLAVFTAIMVPLVWIVPKPGHMDGDAPAH; this is encoded by the coding sequence ATGGCTGCAACCACAATGGAAGAGACTGGCCAACCGGCCGAGGTAGCGCACGCGGCAGAACAGCCGTGGCGACCGAAGCATAACCCCTGGCTGATTGCCCTCACAGTGACCCTGGCTACCTTCATGGAGGTACTGGATACCTCTATTGCGAATGTGGCCCTGCCGCACATTGCGGGTGGGTTGGGTGCCTCGCAGGACGAAGCTACCTGGGTCATCACCAGTTACCTGGTGGCGAACGCCATTATCCTTCCGGCTTCTGCGTATCTGACCACGTTCATCGGGCGCAAGAAGTTCTACATGATCTGCGTGGTCATCTTTGGTATCTCGTCGGCTATGTGTGGGCTGGCGCCTACCCTGCCTATCCTGATCCTGTTCCGGTTGATCCAGGGTGCGGGTGGTGGTGGACTTGGGCCGAGTGAGCAGGCCATCCTTGCGGACACCTTCGAGCCTAAGCAGCGAGGGCAGGCGTTCGCGCTGTATGGGCTGGCGGTGGTTGCTGCTCCGGCGATTGGGCCGACTTTGGGTGGATGGATCACCGACAACTATGACTGGCGATGGATATTCTTCATCAACGTCCCGGTTGCGATCCTGTCTTTGGTGCTGACGACTCGTATGGTGGAGGATCCTCCGCACATCATCAAGGAAGTGGAGGCAAACAAGCGGAAGGGGTTGAACCTGGATTACATCGGGTTTGGTCTGCTGGCGCTTGGCTTCGGGTCGCTGGAGTTTGTGCTGGATAAGGGCCAGGAAGATGACTGGTTCGGTTCCTCTGTGATCACGGCCTTTGCCATTGTGTGCGCAGTGTCGCTGATTGGTCTGATCATCTGGTCGCTGTGGCGGTTGAAGAAGGGTGATAAACCCATCCTGAACCTGACACTGTTCAAGCAGCGTAGCTTTGCGGTGTCGTTCACGCTGCTGTTTGTGCTGGGCTTCTCGCTGTATGCGTCGACTGTGTTGATTCCGCAGTATGTGCAGACGTTGTTGGGTTATACGGCGGAGCTTGCGGGTCTGGTGATCTCGCCGGGCGGCGTGACGATCATGCTGATGATGCCTGTTGTTGGCATTCTCATCACGCGTCTTGATCCGCGTGTGATGATCTCGTTCGGCTTTGCGCTGCTGACGTATTCGCTTTACCTGATGCACTCGCACATGAATCTTGGGTCGTCGTTCGCGGATATTATGTGGCTGCGCATTGTGCAGGCTGCTTCGCTGGCGTTCCTGTTCATTCCCATCAACACCATTGCGTACAACAACATTCCGCGATCACAGAACAACGATGTCAGCGGACTTTCAAATCTTGCTCGTAATGTGGGTGGGTCGGTGGGTACGGCGTTCGTGGCGACGATGTTGTCGCGGCGCTCGCAGGCGCATCAGGGTTACATGATCCGCAACCTTACACCATCAAGCCAGGCCTTCAACGACCGTGTGAACAGCGTTGCGGGATTCCTGCAGGGCAGTCGCGGTCCGGGCGGCGGCAACCATGCCGATGCGATCTCCGCAGCGCAGGGCAATGTCTACAACATGCTGCATAACCAGGCGTCGATGCTGGCTTATCTGGACATCATCGCGGTGCTGGCAGTGTTCACGGCCATCATGGTTCCGCTGGTGTGGATTGTGCCCAAGCCCGGCCACATGGACGGCGACGCACCCGCGCACTAA